One part of the Sander vitreus isolate 19-12246 chromosome 10, sanVit1, whole genome shotgun sequence genome encodes these proteins:
- the cplx1 gene encoding complexin-1: MNFVMKQALGGATKDMGKMLGGEEEKDPDASKKEEERQEALRQQEEERKAKYAKMEAERENLRQGIRDKYGIKKKEEKEAEAAAAMEQASEGSLTRPKKAVPTGCGDEEEEESIVDTVMKFIPTPLMDMFNKK, translated from the exons GGGCCACCAAAGACATGGGCAAGATGCTTGgtggggaggaggagaaggatcCCGATGCttcaaaaaaagaggaagaaaggcaagaggCACTGaggcaacaggaggaggagaggaaggccAAATATGCAAAaatggaggcagagagagaaaacctTCGACAGGGCATTAGAGATAAG TATGGCATcaagaagaaggaggagaaggaagccGAGGCAGCGGCTGCTATGGAGCAGGCCTCCGAGGGCAGCCTCACCCGTCCCAAGAAGGCGGTTCCCACCGGCTGCGGCgacgaggaggaagaggagagcatCGTGGATACGGTCATGAAATTCATCCCGACCCCGCTCATGGATATGTTCAATAAAAAGTAA